From the Planktothricoides raciborskii GIHE-MW2 genome, the window GTTGCTTTGTAAAGCTTCCAGAGAAAAATAAAAATGCTGTATCAGCTTTTCGCCAGTTGCGATACTTTTCGGAAAGGAAAATAGCCCGCGATTAATCCGCGATTAATTAATATTAATTAAATATTAATTAAATATTAATTAATTAATTGGCACTCGATTCATCGGTGCTATTGGCAGAATTAGTCGCTGCGGCTTTTTCTTTTTCCCGCTGTTCTCGTTTTTTCTTGTCCGCTGCCAGGATATCCTGCATTACTTGCCTTGCTTGGGTCATTTTTTCCAAGTTGCTGGAATATAATTCCAAGTCTTTGGTGATTTTGTCTGCGGGCAACTTCAGGGCGGCAGCGATTTTTTCCAAGGCGGGAGTGCGCTGCTTTTCGTCTTTGAGCATTTCGGGATTGACTATTTCCACAATGCTGAATAGACCAATAGCAAATATACGACTGTATTTAAATTTAGGATTAGCCGCGATCGCATCGAGAACCCCTTGGAATTCCCCGGACTCTGGCAGATTAATTTCTTTACTCAGCCATGCCAATAAA encodes:
- the psb29 gene encoding photosystem II biogenesis protein Psp29; the protein is MTRTVDNGIASLFIATSVNNNVRTVSDTKRAFYTMHSRPLNSIYRRFVEELMVEMHLLSVNVDFRYDPIYALGVVTSYDRFMQGYRPEADRTSIFDAICQAVEQDPEKYRQDAQKLQEFAKSLSSENLLAWLSKEINLPESGEFQGVLDAIAANPKFKYSRIFAIGLFSIVEIVNPEMLKDEKQRTPALEKIAAALKLPADKITKDLELYSSNLEKMTQARQVMQDILAADKKKREQREKEKAAATNSANSTDESSAN